In Alteracholeplasma palmae J233, a single genomic region encodes these proteins:
- a CDS encoding helix-turn-helix domain-containing protein: MLNLRAIRKRKKLSQQDLATLLGVSQIAISQYERGTREPNIETLVLICQKMDITIEELIDFKSIQEKLSKKIR; encoded by the coding sequence ATGTTAAACTTAAGAGCTATTAGAAAGAGAAAAAAACTATCACAACAAGATTTAGCTACACTATTAGGTGTCTCACAAATTGCCATATCTCAATATGAACGTGGTACGAGAGAACCAAATATTGAAACACTAGTTTTAATATGTCAAAAAATGGATATAACTATTGAAGAATTGATAGATTTCAAATCTATTCAAGAAAAGTTAAGTAAAAAAATCAGATAA
- a CDS encoding Pr6Pr family membrane protein has protein sequence MKTGQTIHKIRTNNLTRYIIVGTILFFAALGVLLSLIDSITHNKPLDMIAYFTNQSNILVVVVLSLYFFNKQDEKWYRILSIVALVDILMTGLIYHFVINGIANIGNMSFNGQLVHTITPLLFPVFYYLLVKGVVTFKQLSFALVHPLIYFSFFMIFGGLIKWYPYDFLNPTLPNKSLGSVAAFSLGILLPIILVFTLVLATLKNLIEKRQTNL, from the coding sequence ATGAAAACAGGACAAACAATACATAAAATAAGAACAAATAATTTAACAAGATACATCATTGTAGGTACGATATTATTCTTTGCGGCACTAGGCGTATTACTATCACTTATTGACTCTATTACTCATAATAAGCCATTAGATATGATTGCTTATTTCACAAACCAAAGTAATATTTTAGTAGTAGTTGTATTATCACTTTATTTTTTTAATAAACAAGATGAAAAATGGTATAGGATTTTATCCATTGTTGCATTAGTTGATATTCTTATGACAGGATTAATCTACCATTTTGTTATTAATGGTATAGCTAATATAGGAAATATGAGTTTTAATGGACAATTAGTACATACGATTACTCCTTTATTATTCCCAGTATTTTATTACCTACTAGTAAAAGGAGTAGTAACATTTAAACAACTAAGTTTTGCGTTAGTTCATCCACTCATCTATTTTTCATTTTTTATGATTTTTGGAGGATTAATAAAGTGGTATCCATATGATTTTTTAAACCCGACATTACCAAATAAATCATTAGGATCGGTTGCTGCATTCTCATTAGGAATACTTTTACCAATCATATTAGTATTCACACTTGTCTTAGCGACACTTAAAAATCTAATTGAAAAGAGACAAACAAACTTATAA
- a CDS encoding ABC-F family ATP-binding cassette domain-containing protein, producing MSLLEVTNLNFKYQLEELYKEAEMRLFLGDHAVLVGPNGAGKSTLLKLINKDLSPDKGKVEWQAHIKVGYLDQYATIDPQIQVKTYLYDVFLPLFEKELEQQKVYEKIALIQDEKEQDRLLHYAMSITEELENKNFYSIASQIGNVINGLGLSQEILEYKIKELSGGMRAKVILGKLLLGESDVLLLDEPTNFLDVKHIEWLEKFLNNYEKTFLVVSHDEGFLANIAKTVYAVENGKISRYKGDYYYYLEERELRMSQQQKAFESQNKFIEKTEDFIKKNITRASTTKRAQSRRKMLEKIPRLTKPKVNKKLHFKFDFSVPTGQEVLKITDLEIGYNSEALLAPINFEVRKNDKVVITGKNGIGKSTLLKTVLNIIPKISGTYHFIDTANIVYFEQDSHLDEKYTAFEHIHYQYPDYNKTQVMGLLAHYGIDYELATRHISTLSGGEKTKLRFALLQDTKSNVLILDEPTNHLDVDAKEALKEALLNYEGTLILVSHEKEFYQEICDYEISLYETA from the coding sequence ATGAGTTTATTAGAAGTAACAAATTTAAATTTTAAATATCAATTAGAAGAATTGTATAAAGAGGCAGAAATGCGTCTTTTTTTAGGTGATCATGCAGTCTTAGTTGGACCTAATGGTGCAGGAAAATCTACACTACTTAAACTTATTAATAAAGATTTATCACCTGATAAAGGAAAAGTAGAATGGCAAGCACATATCAAAGTAGGGTATTTAGATCAATATGCTACAATTGATCCTCAAATACAAGTTAAAACATATTTATATGATGTATTTTTACCTTTATTTGAAAAAGAACTTGAGCAACAAAAAGTATATGAAAAAATTGCTTTAATCCAAGATGAAAAAGAACAAGATAGATTATTACACTATGCAATGTCAATTACTGAAGAACTAGAGAATAAAAACTTTTATTCGATTGCTTCTCAAATAGGAAATGTCATTAATGGTTTAGGACTAAGCCAAGAAATACTTGAATATAAAATTAAAGAATTATCAGGCGGGATGAGAGCAAAAGTTATTTTAGGAAAACTCTTATTAGGTGAATCTGATGTATTATTACTAGATGAACCAACAAACTTCTTAGATGTTAAACATATCGAATGGTTAGAAAAATTTTTAAATAATTACGAAAAAACATTTTTAGTAGTTTCTCATGATGAAGGTTTTCTAGCGAATATTGCAAAAACAGTTTATGCAGTAGAAAATGGTAAAATTAGCCGCTATAAAGGTGATTATTACTATTACTTAGAAGAACGCGAATTAAGAATGAGCCAGCAACAAAAAGCTTTTGAATCACAAAATAAATTTATCGAAAAAACAGAAGATTTTATCAAGAAAAATATTACTCGTGCTTCAACAACTAAAAGAGCACAAAGTAGAAGAAAAATGCTAGAAAAAATCCCACGTTTAACAAAACCTAAAGTAAATAAGAAACTACACTTTAAATTTGATTTCTCTGTTCCTACTGGGCAAGAAGTATTAAAAATAACAGACTTAGAAATTGGATATAATAGCGAAGCGTTATTAGCACCGATTAATTTTGAAGTAAGAAAAAACGATAAAGTAGTTATTACTGGTAAAAACGGAATAGGAAAATCTACTTTACTTAAAACAGTTCTAAATATTATTCCTAAAATTAGTGGGACATACCATTTTATAGATACTGCTAATATTGTTTATTTTGAACAAGATAGTCATTTAGATGAAAAATATACAGCTTTTGAGCATATCCATTATCAATATCCTGATTATAATAAGACTCAAGTGATGGGACTTTTGGCTCATTATGGGATTGATTATGAATTAGCAACAAGACATATTTCTACTCTTTCAGGTGGGGAAAAAACAAAATTAAGATTTGCCTTATTACAAGATACTAAAAGCAATGTTTTAATATTAGATGAACCCACTAACCATTTGGATGTAGATGCTAAAGAGGCATTAAAAGAAGCTCTTTTAAATTATGAAGGAACACTCATTTTAGTTTCGCATGAGAAAGAATTTTACCAAGAAATATGTGATTATGAAATATCGTTGTATGAAACTGCATAA
- the rpmG gene encoding 50S ribosomal protein L33 — translation MRELVKLVCTECGDENYYTTKNKKTTPDRLEMKKYCPRLRKYTIHREKK, via the coding sequence ATGCGCGAATTAGTAAAATTAGTATGCACAGAATGTGGCGATGAAAATTATTATACAACTAAGAATAAAAAAACGACACCAGATCGTTTAGAAATGAAAAAATATTGCCCACGCTTGCGCAAATATACCATTCATAGAGAAAAAAAATAA
- a CDS encoding MBL fold metallo-hydrolase, which produces MKQFISKNDQAHSYIICRFDQCILIDPSDNIDEIKEYLEDKKLIAIAITHGHSDHVNLIHKFKVPIYISEHDAHLLFEDDYNGYDKKNKRPFQRKELDIHLIKNESSIALADKEVKVIETPGHTKGGLSFLYGKHLFTGDTLFKNDVGRHDLYSGNLSELKQSVVKLIDEMPENTIICPGHDELSLVKNERKSNPYYIKWQKQKR; this is translated from the coding sequence ATGAAACAGTTTATTAGTAAAAATGACCAAGCTCATAGTTATATTATTTGTAGGTTTGATCAATGTATTTTAATTGATCCTTCTGATAATATAGATGAGATAAAAGAATATTTAGAAGATAAAAAATTAATCGCAATAGCTATTACTCATGGCCATAGTGACCATGTTAACTTAATTCATAAATTTAAAGTTCCTATTTATATATCAGAACATGATGCTCATTTATTATTTGAAGATGATTATAATGGTTATGATAAAAAAAATAAAAGACCTTTTCAAAGAAAAGAACTTGATATACACTTGATTAAAAATGAAAGTAGTATTGCCTTAGCAGATAAGGAAGTAAAAGTAATTGAGACTCCTGGTCATACTAAAGGAGGATTAAGTTTTCTTTATGGTAAACATCTATTTACAGGCGATACCCTTTTTAAAAATGATGTTGGAAGACATGATTTATATTCAGGAAATTTATCAGAACTTAAACAAAGTGTTGTAAAATTAATTGATGAAATGCCTGAAAATACTATTATTTGTCCAGGACATGATGAGTTAAGTCTAGTTAAAAACGAACGCAAAAGTAACCCATATTATATTAAATGGCAAAAACAAAAGAGATAA
- a CDS encoding ECF transporter S component yields the protein MKRNKMYQMVLTSAFAAIILVLSLVPQIGYITILPGVSITLVHIVVLVGVFSLGLKGGVILGLFFGIGGTLAALMRGNTPFDQAFVYPWVSVIPRMLFAAAAYYFSVGFKKILKVKYGKVIVITLVSMISGLALFFGTNSIVKNATKDPYNKLVMQIAELKKNETENKEKIDQLNLELPVLDEKTNNDYKKITNITQPIVIVITVLVIGIYVFYTFKNKKYDISVPSVMILGTLAHTVLVLLSVYIFSPQAFTQTFGDSQSTISIIYGVAMANGLVEALAAVVIGTPIVYALEQVKEK from the coding sequence ATGAAAAGAAATAAAATGTATCAAATGGTACTAACGTCTGCCTTTGCGGCAATTATTCTTGTTTTATCGTTAGTTCCACAAATAGGTTATATCACAATATTACCTGGTGTGAGTATCACGCTAGTCCATATTGTAGTTTTAGTAGGAGTGTTCTCACTTGGCTTAAAAGGTGGGGTTATCTTAGGGTTATTCTTTGGTATCGGAGGCACATTAGCGGCTTTAATGAGAGGTAATACCCCTTTTGACCAAGCTTTTGTCTATCCTTGGGTTTCTGTGATACCAAGAATGTTGTTTGCGGCAGCTGCTTATTATTTTTCAGTAGGATTCAAGAAAATCTTAAAAGTTAAATATGGCAAAGTAATTGTTATAACTTTAGTTTCAATGATATCGGGGTTAGCACTCTTTTTTGGAACAAACTCTATTGTTAAAAATGCAACCAAAGACCCGTATAATAAATTAGTGATGCAAATTGCAGAACTTAAGAAAAATGAAACAGAAAATAAAGAGAAAATAGATCAATTAAATCTAGAACTTCCAGTATTAGATGAAAAAACAAATAATGACTATAAAAAGATAACAAATATTACACAACCAATCGTGATAGTAATTACAGTTTTAGTTATAGGCATCTATGTCTTCTATACTTTTAAAAATAAAAAATATGATATATCTGTGCCATCTGTTATGATCCTTGGCACACTAGCACATACGGTTTTAGTATTATTAAGCGTTTATATTTTTAGCCCACAAGCATTTACCCAAACATTTGGTGATAGCCAAAGTACGATATCAATTATTTATGGTGTAGCAATGGCCAATGGTTTAGTTGAAGCGCTTGCTGCAGTTGTTATTGGAACACCTATTGTTTATGCATTAGAACAAGTAAAGGAAAAGTAA
- a CDS encoding type III pantothenate kinase, producing MILLLDVGNTSVYMGLSDGKELVETYRMLTESVKTPDEYYVTLKSILDVDLITDIALSSVVPRVTETLRRMCVKYLKKEPLIVGPGIKTGLKIKTDNPREVGSDLICDAAAVADNKKPVLVIDLGTANKFIYIKDRAITGAIISTGIQVSRQALIGNTALLPDVDVTVPAKVLGTNTVTCMQSGLTYGTAAMIDGLIERIQEEVKEEFDIILTGGLSVIIKDLCKTKLVRDQRLVLKGLLSIYLRNQA from the coding sequence ATGATTTTATTATTAGACGTTGGAAATACAAGTGTATATATGGGATTATCAGATGGTAAAGAGCTAGTTGAAACATACCGAATGTTAACAGAATCAGTGAAAACACCAGATGAATATTATGTAACATTAAAAAGTATTTTAGATGTGGACTTAATTACAGATATAGCCTTATCAAGTGTTGTACCTAGAGTAACAGAAACACTTAGAAGAATGTGTGTTAAATACTTAAAAAAAGAACCTTTGATTGTAGGCCCTGGCATTAAAACAGGATTGAAAATTAAAACAGACAATCCAAGAGAAGTAGGATCTGATCTTATTTGTGATGCAGCTGCAGTGGCTGATAACAAAAAACCAGTTTTAGTTATTGATTTAGGAACAGCTAATAAGTTTATATATATTAAAGATAGAGCAATTACAGGGGCAATTATTTCAACAGGCATTCAAGTATCTAGACAAGCTTTAATTGGTAACACTGCACTTTTACCAGATGTTGATGTTACAGTTCCAGCAAAAGTACTAGGAACAAATACGGTTACTTGTATGCAATCAGGACTTACTTACGGGACAGCCGCAATGATTGATGGTTTAATTGAAAGAATTCAAGAAGAAGTGAAAGAAGAATTTGATATTATTTTAACAGGTGGACTTTCTGTTATTATAAAAGATTTATGTAAAACTAAATTAGTTAGAGACCAAAGACTTGTCTTAAAGGGACTACTTTCTATATATTTAAGAAATCAAGCATAA
- a CDS encoding phospho-sugar mutase, which yields MSYKDKYNLWISQNEIDSEIKNDLLKLNEDEIKECFYKDLDFGTGGLRGLMGPGTNRINIYTIRKVTQGLANYMIKHQLSEKGVAISYDNRKNSKNFAYEAAKVLAANHIKSYIYRDLRPTPMLSFAVRKFECGAGIMITASHNPKEYNGYKVYNKQGAQLNIKQADEVISYVNKVSDPFKVYSLESNLITWIEEDFDQIYLDEVKKIKINDVLKTAKIVYSPLHGTGGTVIPKFLKQQGYDVYPYEPQMIVDPEFSNTESSNPEEKKAFNRTIEYAKKINADIILVTDPDADRLGIAVLNNNEYQLLNGNQTASMMLEYILESARKNGSIHKNGIVFSTIVSTPLIEAIANKYEQKYVTTLTGFKFIGEQAELTKNEYNYTFGSEESYGSLVSPFVRDKDAVQAVYLLSEMACYVKEKNLTLVEYMEQIYKKYGYFFEYTENISLKGIEGSQKIEKIMTYYRKNGLNLKNYQKGFVNDYQEQKYEIKPEIELPKSNVLKYFFDQFWVVLRPSGTEPKLKIYYGSNADTLEKAQEIIQNINQEILKQINEL from the coding sequence ATGTCTTATAAAGACAAGTATAACTTATGGATCTCACAAAACGAAATAGATTCAGAAATTAAAAATGACTTGCTAAAATTAAATGAAGATGAAATAAAAGAATGTTTCTATAAAGATTTAGACTTTGGAACTGGTGGACTAAGGGGCTTAATGGGACCAGGGACTAATAGAATTAATATTTATACAATAAGAAAAGTAACACAAGGTTTAGCTAATTATATGATTAAGCATCAATTATCTGAAAAGGGTGTTGCTATTTCATATGATAATCGTAAAAATTCTAAGAACTTTGCATATGAAGCAGCTAAAGTTCTTGCTGCAAATCATATAAAAAGTTATATTTATAGAGATTTAAGGCCTACTCCAATGTTATCATTTGCTGTAAGAAAATTTGAATGTGGTGCTGGTATTATGATTACAGCATCTCATAATCCAAAAGAGTATAATGGTTATAAAGTTTATAACAAACAAGGGGCACAACTTAATATAAAACAAGCCGATGAAGTGATTTCGTACGTTAACAAAGTTTCAGATCCATTTAAAGTTTATAGTCTAGAAAGCAATCTTATTACTTGGATTGAAGAAGACTTTGATCAAATTTATTTAGATGAAGTGAAAAAAATTAAAATAAATGATGTCTTAAAAACTGCTAAAATTGTTTATTCACCACTACATGGAACAGGCGGTACAGTAATTCCTAAGTTTTTAAAACAACAAGGATATGATGTTTATCCATATGAACCTCAAATGATAGTAGATCCTGAATTTTCTAATACAGAGTCTTCTAACCCAGAAGAAAAAAAAGCATTTAACAGAACAATAGAATATGCTAAAAAAATAAATGCTGATATTATTCTAGTAACTGATCCAGATGCTGATAGACTTGGAATAGCAGTCTTAAATAATAATGAATATCAACTATTAAACGGAAATCAGACAGCTTCAATGATGCTAGAATATATTCTAGAAAGTGCTAGAAAAAATGGCTCCATTCATAAAAATGGAATTGTTTTTAGTACAATTGTGTCTACTCCTTTAATTGAAGCAATTGCCAATAAATACGAACAAAAATATGTAACAACCTTAACAGGATTCAAATTTATTGGTGAACAGGCAGAACTTACAAAAAATGAATACAACTATACATTTGGTTCAGAAGAGTCTTATGGTAGCCTAGTTTCACCTTTTGTGAGAGATAAAGATGCTGTTCAAGCAGTGTACTTACTTTCTGAAATGGCATGTTATGTAAAGGAAAAGAATCTTACTTTAGTAGAATATATGGAACAAATTTATAAGAAGTATGGTTATTTCTTTGAATACACCGAAAATATCAGTTTAAAAGGGATTGAAGGCAGTCAAAAAATTGAAAAAATCATGACCTACTATAGAAAAAACGGACTTAACTTAAAAAACTATCAAAAAGGTTTTGTTAATGACTATCAGGAACAAAAATATGAAATTAAACCTGAAATTGAATTACCAAAATCAAATGTATTAAAATACTTTTTTGATCAATTCTGGGTTGTTTTAAGACCTAGTGGAACAGAACCTAAACTAAAAATTTATTATGGTTCAAATGCTGATACTTTAGAAAAAGCACAAGAAATCATACAAAATATCAATCAAGAAATATTAAAACAAATCAACGAACTTTAA
- a CDS encoding aminopeptidase P family protein has protein sequence MFKENRNNYLKELKEQSISIFYSGRAQHKSADQKFPFVVNRNFFYLTGIEQQESVVLLIKGNQTTKTLLFIEKQDPLKALWDGETLSFKEAANIAGLEENECLDIATLDTYLAQYLGHTRRSLYGTIENLYFDLERHGLNEPKSISEQEANRIKDLYPHLAIYNGYPIVSELRKVKSEFEVNQIKKAISITKDALEGVMQKLKPGKYEYQVEADYDYTLSYNNVKPSFDTIAAAGKNATVLHYVDNDYKIGDNELILLDLGVSYQNYCSDISRTYPASGKYTEQQKQIYEIVLEANKKTIEWVKAGHTYKEFNDYGRNILIAGMKRLGLIKEDSEINKYYYHSLGHYLGLDVHDVGNTTKVIPAGAILTVEPGLYIAELGIGIRIEDNILITEGKAINLSKDLIKEVSDIEAYMAKNKK, from the coding sequence ATGTTTAAAGAAAATAGAAACAATTATTTAAAAGAATTAAAAGAACAATCCATTTCAATTTTTTACTCAGGACGCGCACAACATAAAAGTGCTGACCAAAAATTTCCTTTTGTAGTCAATAGAAATTTCTTTTACTTAACTGGAATTGAACAACAAGAATCAGTTGTTTTATTAATTAAAGGTAACCAAACAACTAAGACTTTATTATTTATAGAAAAACAAGATCCTTTAAAAGCATTATGGGATGGCGAAACATTAAGTTTTAAAGAAGCTGCAAATATAGCAGGATTAGAAGAAAATGAATGTTTAGATATTGCTACATTAGATACATATCTTGCTCAATATTTAGGACATACAAGAAGATCTTTATATGGAACAATTGAAAATTTATACTTTGATTTAGAAAGACATGGATTAAACGAACCTAAGTCTATTTCTGAACAAGAAGCTAATAGAATTAAAGACTTATACCCACATTTAGCAATCTATAATGGATATCCAATTGTTTCAGAATTAAGAAAAGTTAAATCAGAATTTGAAGTTAATCAAATCAAAAAAGCTATTTCAATTACTAAAGATGCTTTAGAAGGTGTCATGCAAAAACTTAAACCAGGTAAATATGAATATCAAGTAGAAGCTGATTATGATTACACATTATCATATAATAATGTAAAACCTTCATTTGATACGATTGCTGCTGCAGGAAAAAATGCTACTGTTTTACATTATGTAGATAATGATTATAAAATAGGTGATAATGAACTAATCTTATTAGACCTAGGAGTTAGCTACCAAAATTACTGTTCAGATATTAGTAGAACATATCCAGCAAGTGGTAAATATACCGAGCAACAAAAGCAAATATATGAAATTGTTTTAGAAGCTAATAAGAAAACAATTGAATGGGTTAAAGCAGGGCATACATATAAAGAATTTAATGATTATGGTAGAAATATCTTAATTGCTGGTATGAAAAGACTAGGATTAATTAAAGAAGACTCAGAAATTAATAAATACTATTATCATAGTTTAGGTCATTACCTTGGTTTAGATGTACATGATGTTGGGAATACAACAAAAGTAATACCAGCAGGTGCTATTTTAACAGTTGAACCAGGATTATACATTGCAGAATTAGGTATTGGTATAAGAATTGAAGATAACATTTTAATTACTGAAGGAAAAGCAATCAACCTTTCAAAAGATCTTATTAAAGAAGTAAGTGACATTGAAGCTTATATGGCAAAAAATAAAAAGTAA